From the genome of Pukyongia salina, one region includes:
- a CDS encoding phosphoglycerate kinase has product MKTVNDVNFKDKKVLIRVDFNVPLNEAMEVTDDTRIKAAKPTIINVLESEGSCILMSHLGRPKNREDKFSLKHIVDAVSDVLGVQVKFVEDCIGEKAEAAVAELESGEILLLENLRYYEEETKGDREFAEKLSKLGDYYVNDAFGTAHRAHASTAIIADFFPNSKCFGLLLASEVENLNRVLRSGDTPVTAIIGGAKVSSKITVIENILDKIDHLIIGGGMAFTFIKAQGGEIGSSLVEDDKQDTALDILRLAEQKNVKVHLPSDAVIADGFSNDANTKIAPVNAIPDGWMGLDAGPDTNATFADVIANSKTILWNGPVGVFEMEKFSKGTIALGMAIVEATGNGAFSLVGGGDSVAAVKKFQMDEKVSYVSTGGGAMLEMLEGRTLPGIEALLK; this is encoded by the coding sequence ATGAAAACAGTAAACGACGTTAATTTTAAAGATAAGAAAGTATTAATTCGTGTAGATTTCAATGTCCCGCTCAACGAGGCTATGGAAGTAACAGACGACACTCGTATAAAAGCTGCTAAACCTACCATTATCAATGTGCTGGAGAGTGAAGGCAGCTGTATCCTGATGTCACACCTGGGCCGTCCTAAGAACAGGGAGGATAAATTTTCTCTGAAACATATTGTAGACGCCGTAAGCGATGTTTTAGGAGTGCAGGTTAAATTCGTTGAGGATTGTATTGGTGAGAAAGCCGAAGCGGCAGTTGCCGAGCTTGAATCTGGTGAGATCCTGCTTTTGGAAAACCTTAGATATTATGAAGAAGAGACCAAGGGAGACCGGGAGTTTGCAGAAAAACTTTCCAAACTGGGAGATTATTACGTAAACGATGCGTTTGGTACTGCCCATAGAGCCCACGCCTCAACGGCTATTATTGCAGATTTCTTTCCCAATTCGAAATGCTTTGGGCTCCTACTCGCTTCCGAAGTAGAAAACCTTAACAGGGTTCTTAGGTCTGGCGATACCCCGGTAACCGCAATTATTGGCGGTGCTAAGGTTTCCTCGAAGATCACCGTGATAGAGAATATACTTGATAAAATAGACCACTTAATCATTGGTGGCGGAATGGCGTTTACGTTCATCAAGGCTCAGGGAGGTGAGATTGGAAGCTCTCTGGTTGAGGATGATAAGCAGGATACTGCCCTGGACATCCTTCGATTGGCAGAACAAAAGAATGTGAAGGTGCATCTGCCTTCCGATGCGGTAATAGCCGATGGCTTTAGCAATGACGCCAACACCAAAATAGCTCCGGTAAATGCGATCCCCGATGGTTGGATGGGCCTGGATGCCGGACCAGACACCAACGCTACTTTTGCAGACGTGATCGCAAACTCTAAGACCATTTTATGGAATGGCCCCGTAGGAGTTTTCGAAATGGAAAAATTTTCTAAAGGGACCATTGCGTTGGGGATGGCTATTGTCGAGGCTACCGGGAATGGGGCTTTCTCGCTCGTTGGCGGAGGCGATTCGGTAGCCGCCGTGAAGAAATTTCAAATGGACGAGAAGGTGAGCTACGTATCTACGGGAGGCGGAGCCATGCTTGAAATGCTGGAAGGCCGAACCTTACCGGGGATAGAAGCTTTATTAAAATAA